TCGCCGACCGGACCGATACGATGCGAGCGCTCGCCGAGGACGGACGGGTATCACCCGACGACGTCGCTGCGGCATACGCCGACAGAGGATAAGCCATGGCAGTGGAATCGACCCTCGTTCGCGGCCTCGCCCGGCTGTATCCGTACCCGGTCTCGGCGAGCGACGACCTCCGCGAGTCGGTCCGATTCGTCGAGCCGCCGTACGACGCCGAGGCGGTCGTTAGAGCCGGCTACGGCGCAGGGCTGCTCGCCGCCTTCATTCCCCTGCCGCTACTGCTCTACGGCGTCCCGTTTCCCTTCGTCGGCTTCTTCGTGCTGACGGCGTCGCTCGCGTCGATCCACGCCGTGCACTCGTGGCCGCATCTAGCGGCCGCGTTTCGGCGAACGGAGGCGCTCGGCGACACGCCGACGCTCGTCGGCCGCGCAGTCTTGCGCATGCAGATTCACCCCTCGCTCGAGAACGCGGTCCGGTTCGCCGCACGGACCGGCGAAGGGCCGTTGACTCGGAGTCTCGCCGCCCACGTGACCCGTTCGAAGGGGACCCCGCGGGCTGGTCTCCTCTCGTTCGCCGAGGAGTGGGCGCCCCACTTCCCGGCACTGCGGCGCTCGTCGACGCTGCTGGCGACCGCACAGGACGCTCCGGAGGGGGAGCGCGGCCGCACCCTCGAGCGGGCACTTTCGGCGATCCTCGACGGGACGCGGAGTCAGATGGCCGAGTTCACGGCTGCGATCAGGGCGCCGACGACGATGCTGTTCGCGTTCGGCATCCTGCTCCCGCTGGCGCTGATCGCGCTCGTCCCCGCCGCGCCGATGGCGGGCGTCTCGCTTAACATCTGGATGTTCGTGCTCCTGTACGATATCGTGCTGCCGCTGTGTCTGCTCGGCGCCGCGATCTGGCTGCTCGTGCGCCGGCCGGTCGCCTTTCCGCCGCCGGAGATCGATCGAACCCACCCCGACCTACCGGATCGGCTCTGGCTGCGGGCAGGCTGGGGACTGCTCGCCGGCGGCGTAACCTACGTCACCGTCACCGCGGTCGGCCCCGCCTCCCTCGCCGAAATCGCGGCGCTCGGAATCGCCCTCGGCGTCGCCCTGCTGGCGGTCTACGGCCCGATCCTCGAGCTTCGCAACTACGTGCGCGACGTCGAGTCGAACCTGACCGACGCCCTCTACATCATCGGCCGGCAGGTCGCCGAGGGCGAGTCGGTCGAGGCCGCCATCGAACTCGCCGCCGACCGCGTCGCCGACGAGACCGGCGAGATGCTCGCGCACGCGGCCGGCGTCCAGCGACGCCTGCACACGAGCGTCGAGGAGGCTTTTCTCGGCGACTACGGCGCGCTCCGCGACGTGCCCAGCCAGCGCGCCCGGAGCATGGCGGCGCTGCTCGCGATCGCCGGCGACGAGGGGAAGCCGGCCGGCCGCGCGATCGTCGCGATGGCCGACCACCTCGAGGAACTCGAGGACGTCGAGGCGGAGACCAAACGCGACCTCGTGCGCGTGACGAGCACGCTCGACAACACGGCGGCGTACTTCGGCCCGATGGTCG
This portion of the Halopiger aswanensis genome encodes:
- a CDS encoding secretion system protein translates to MAVESTLVRGLARLYPYPVSASDDLRESVRFVEPPYDAEAVVRAGYGAGLLAAFIPLPLLLYGVPFPFVGFFVLTASLASIHAVHSWPHLAAAFRRTEALGDTPTLVGRAVLRMQIHPSLENAVRFAARTGEGPLTRSLAAHVTRSKGTPRAGLLSFAEEWAPHFPALRRSSTLLATAQDAPEGERGRTLERALSAILDGTRSQMAEFTAAIRAPTTMLFAFGILLPLALIALVPAAPMAGVSLNIWMFVLLYDIVLPLCLLGAAIWLLVRRPVAFPPPEIDRTHPDLPDRLWLRAGWGLLAGGVTYVTVTAVGPASLAEIAALGIALGVALLAVYGPILELRNYVRDVESNLTDALYIIGRQVAEGESVEAAIELAADRVADETGEMLAHAAGVQRRLHTSVEEAFLGDYGALRDVPSQRARSMAALLAIAGDEGKPAGRAIVAMADHLEELEDVEAETKRDLVRVTSTLDNTAAYFGPMVGGATVGMAGMLSAENFTAVAGMGDATTLATDQLGVVVAVYLMLLACILTPLSYALRFGMDRTLFGYHVGRTLVSSMVLFVLTVALIDVVLVAPL